In one Oreochromis aureus strain Israel breed Guangdong linkage group 2, ZZ_aureus, whole genome shotgun sequence genomic region, the following are encoded:
- the tapt1a gene encoding transmembrane anterior posterior transformation protein 1 homolog: MADQSGTELSEEKEAEIELKKRQKRPWEGLHKSGKIGITPELPETLGFYDISAVRREQRELSADPSLTRFICTELTRGYFLEHNEAKYTERRERVYTCMRIPKELEKLMIFGFFLCVDAFLYVFTLLPLRVLLALLRLFTLPCCGFSGSRLLQPAQVCDMLRGLILVLCFSMMHYVDYSMMYHLIRGQSVIKLYIIYNMLEVADRLFSSFGQDILDALYWTATEPKERKRDNIGVIPHFFMAVFYVFLHAILIMVQASTLNVAFNSHNKSLLTIMMSNNFVEIKGSVFKKFEKNNLFQMSNSDIKERFTSYVLLLIVCLRNMEQFSWNPDHLWVLFPDVFMVVTSEVAVDVIKHAFITKFNDITADVYSEYRASLAFDLVSSRQKNACTDYSDSVARRMGFIPLPLAVLLIRVVMSSVRLQGALSYTCVLLFYLGLVTLKVLNSIVLLGKSCVYVKRAKMEDKLFERPSTAPSSSAKSPSKADPARCRSPSGESKVVQIPATPCSPTSSPISSVTTQPVPRTDLFPPPFTYASPAKPASRPPSPPPDADADAEQLPSMLLKEDDEDEEEEEEAQLPSETKHKTSKKDLLEIDRFTICGNRID; encoded by the exons ATGGCGGACCAGTCGGGGACCGAGCTGTCAGAGGAGAAAGAAGCCGAAATTGAGCtgaagaaaaggcaaaaaagacCATGGGAGGGCTTGCACAAGTCGGGTAAAATCGGCATAACCCCGGAACTGCCAGAAACCCTGGGATTTTACGACATAAGCGCTGTCAGGAGGGAGCAACGGGAGCTGTCAGCAG ATCCATCGTTGACGCGCTTCATTTGCACCGAGCTCACCAGAGGTTACTTCCTGGAGCACAATGAGGCAAAGTACACTGAACGAAGGGAGAGAGTTTACACATGCATGCGTATTCCCAAGGAACTCGAGAAG CTGATGATCTTCGGCTTCTTCCTGTGTGTGGATGCCTTTCTGTACGTCTTCACCCTACTGCCCCTCAGGGTGCTGCTGGCCCTTCTCCGGCTCTTCACTCTGCCTTGCTGTGGCTTCAG TGGGTCGCGGCTTCTGCAGCCAGCGCAGGTGTGTGACATGCTGAGAGGCCTGATCCTGGTGCTCTGCTTCTCCATGATGCATTATGTGGATTACTCCATGATGTACCACCTGATCAGAGGACAGTCCGTCATCAAACTCTACATCATCTACAACATGCTCGAG GTTGCAGACcgtctcttctcttcttttggGCAAGACATCCTGGATGCTCTGTACTGGACAGCCACAGAACCCAAAGAACGGAAAAGAGATAATATTGGAGTCATCCCTCACTTTTTCATGGCCGTCTTTTATGTCT TCCTTCATGCTATCCTCATCATGGTCCAAGCCTCTACCCTGAATGTCGCTTTTAATTCTCACAACAAGTCCCTGCTCACCATCATGATGTCCAACAAT TTTGTGGAAATCAAAGGAAGTGTGTTCAAGAAATTTGAGAAGAACAATTTATTCCAAATGTCCAACAGTG ATATCAAAGAACGGTTCACCAGCTATGTCCTTCTACTCATCGTTTGTCTCAGGAATATGGAGCAGTTCTCCTGGAACCCCG aTCACCTTTGGGTGTTGTTCCCTGACGTTTTTATGGTTGTCACCTCTGAAGTTGCAGTTGATGTCATCAAACATGCCTTTATCACAAAATTCAATGACATCACTGCAGAT GTGTACAGTGAATATAGAGCCAGTTTGGCTTTTGATCTCGTCAGCAGTCGGCAGAAGAAT GCTTGTACTGACTACAGTGACTCAGTGGCCCGGAGGATGGGCTTCATCCCCCTGCCATTGGCTGTTCTG ctcaTCAGAGTGGTGATGAGTTCAGTGAGGTTGCAGGGAGCACTATCATACACCTGTGTACTCCTCTTTTATCTTGG ACTGGTAACACTGAAAGTGTTGAACAGTATTGTACTCCTGGGGAAATCATGTGTCTATGTCAAGAGAGCCAAAATGGAGGACAAACTGTTTGAGAGGCCCTCGACTGCACCATCCTCCTCTGCCAAGAGCCCTAGCAAAGCTGACCCAGCCAGGTGCCGCTCACCTTcag GTGAATCTAAGGTGGTGCAGATCCCTGCCACTCCCTGCAGCCCAACATCCTCTCCCATCTCATCTGTGACCACTCAGCCTGTCCCTAGGACTGATTTGTTTCCTCCACCATTTACCTATGCCTCACCTGCTAAACCAGCTAGCCGTCCACCTAGTCCACCACctgatgctgatgctgatgctgaaCAACTTCCATCCATGCTCTTAAAGGAAGATGACgaggatgaggaagaggaggaggaggcacagCTGCCCTCTGAAACAAAGCACAAGACCTCCAAAAAAGACCTCCTTGAGATTGACCGATTCACAATCTGTGGAAACCGCATTGACTGA